One Nematostella vectensis chromosome 10, jaNemVect1.1, whole genome shotgun sequence genomic window carries:
- the LOC5509424 gene encoding uncharacterized protein LOC5509424: protein MSKALAVLKLFFSLVSLNTTQSPIIDVTNPNSTIPITQEPHMPTPLLLKPLDQLAAFIGQAFLFKVPDDTFYPTYNAESSSNLRLTMYTKNGGEISKTSWIQFEPSSRNVYGFPLPGNKGVFKFLVSATNQRGQSAKDFMEVDIKENTGQYNHEFVINTDFNLVSFMADVLVRFEFVSRVGRYIANEDISSVWLKSFNQDTREVTISLNTVPYAPCNKPKLKRLLTRFVSDTGAVNQNFQTAMSEKFPVSSVKMNYLGICLEEENADNVGFDWGWLRHVLPLFMLIGVVGIPVGISCIIGKIARKRRLARQGRRKREENGMGFTFHTVHFNNRYPSMLSMSNNSKEDEGNDELNLNSNLRVNIPNGSPPAATHLAVPNANQKQQNTLNAEKEKNTPKSKVVYMGKSDLNIPVYFTQPELEEDNPLIDINFAELAESISSKLKGFGKSVMNVAGVAENDVNTMQETKTVIEGDLVAFESEIRIPAPGEEPSGSVAGIQRLMSTGRTKRMAKRSQSEVRLNEHAVYEENLDYKSIKFVGLPNIKGTLMSPVKSRMPSRRLSMPHIGFGDHDQDLGLVLETQTKPAKPLKSALKKNSPVSRLSNLTDSIIGMAANGDSIGQYTGYIEQLSQNARQEFGSNLETGYHTEATPNIEAVPHESPKDPATYYRPKEAGIDPYGAHAHSDVYEEYEYEESSVEDPEELEVMDYTTWRLKQIRKAERQEKRIPHEEYHEADPDDPEYEDYTNPYHYTNGPLRPPVRSQSSYGLLERSKSPSEFPSDWTSDYEKENRYKQQPPETNHHNHVTQSMPGGLDQKGHQGIMGNHTGSKVDNSDGATSKENKSLLGSMFFREKPSVDQNVNQATSDGDGSVVGFLKTSLTGFLGPTSSEGTSSSAASRWFK, encoded by the coding sequence ATGTCCAAAGCACTTGCTGTTTTAAAgctgtttttctctttagtCTCGCTAAACACGACCCAGTCTCCCATAATTGACGTCACAAACCCAAACAGCACGATCCCCATAACACAGGAACCCCACATGCCCACGCCGCTCTTGTTGAAACCGCTGGACCAGTTGGCGGCTTTCATTGGTCAAGCATTTCTCTTTAAAGTCCCGGATGATACTTTTTACCCTACTTATAACGCGGAGAGCTCGTCGAATCTACGCTTGACAATGTACACTAAAAATGGCGGGGAAATTTCCAAGACTTCATGGATTCAGTTCGAGCCGtcttcgagaaatgtttatgGTTTTCCTTTGCCAGGAAATAAAGGTGTGTTCAAATTTCTGGTATCGGCGACTAATCAACGTGGACAATCCGCAAAGGATTTCATGGAGGTTGACATTAAAGAAAACACAGGACAGTATAATCACGAGTTTGTAATTAACACCGACTTTAATCTTGTTTCCTTCATGGCTGATGTTTTAGTTCGTTTTGAATTTGTGTCTAGAGTTGGTCGCTATATTGCTAATGAGGATATCAGTTCAGTGTGGCTCAAATCATTTAACCAGGACACAAGAGAGGTCACCATTTCTCTTAACACCGTGCCTTACGCACCTTGCAATAAGCCTAAACTAAAACGACTCCTTACCAGATTTGTTTCAGATACAGGGGCGGTAAATCAGAATTTTCAGACGGCAATGAGTGAAAAATTTCCTGTTTCCAGTGTGAAAATGAACTATCTTGGAATTTGTCTAGAAGAAGAGAATGCTGATAACGTTGGATTTGATTGGGGGTGGCTTAGACATGTCCTACCGCTTTTTATGTTGATCGGTGTCGTTGGTATACCTGTTGGGATTTCATGTATCATTGGGAAGATCGCAAGAAAGCGACGGTTAGCACGACAAGGAAGAAGAAAGAGAGAAGAGAATGGTATGGGCTTTACTTTTCATACGGTGCACTTCAACAATAGGTACCCTTCCATGTTATCAATGTCTAATAATTCCAAGGAGGATGAGGGAAACGACGAGTTGAATTTGAACTCGAATTTGCGGGTGAATATCCCCAACGGCAGTCCTCCTGCCGCCACACACCTCGCCGTACCCAACGCCAACCAGAAACAACAAAACACCTTAAACGcagagaaagagaaaaacaCGCCTAAGAGTAAGGTGGTGTACATGGGTAAATCAGACTTGAATATTCCGGTGTACTTTACACAGCCAGAACTTGAAGAAGACAATCCACTAATAGATATAAATTTCGCGGAACTTGCGGAGTCCATATCGAGCAAGTTAAAAGGGTTCGGCAAGTCTGTGATGAACGTCGCTGGTGTGGCAGAGAACGATGTTAACACAATGCAGGAGACAAAAACTGTTATCGAGGGGGATCTGGTAGCCTTCGAAAGTGAGATTCGTATTCCTGCCCCAGGGGAGGAACCCTCGGGGAGCGTGGCTGGTATTCAGAGACTCATGTCCACCGGAAGGACGAAAAGAATGGCGAAACGAAGTCAGTCGGAGGTGAGACTGAATGAACACGCGGTTTATGAAGAAAACTTGGATTATAAATCGATCAAGTTCGTAGGTTTACCGAATATCAAAGGTACTCTGATGTCGCCAGTAAAGAGTCGAATGCCTTCCAGAAGGCTGTCAATGCCGCATATAGGATTTGGTGATCATGACCAAGATCTTGGACTTGTCTTGGAAACTCAGACGAAACCTGCTAAGCCCCTAAAGAGCGCCTTAAAGAAGAACTCTCCCGTTTCTCGCTTATCGAATCTCACCGATAGCATAATTGGTATGGCCGCTAATGGAGATAGCATCGGACAATACACGGGCTACATAGAACAGTTATCTCAAAATGCAAGGCAAGAATTTGGGTCTAATCTGGAGACAGGATACCATACTGAGGCCACACCCAATATAGAAGCGGTCCCCCATGAATCACCCAAAGACCCTGCTACGTATTACCGGCCAAAAGAGGCCGGGATTGATCCATACGGCGCGCATGCGCATAGCGATGTGTATGAAGAGTATGAATATGAAGAGAGCTCCGTTGAAGACCCAGAAGAGCTCGAGGTGATGGACTACACAACATGGAGActaaaacaaataagaaaGGCGGAACGCCAAGAGAAACGCATCCCACATGAAGAGTACCACGAGGCTGATCCCGATGATCCAGAATACGAAGATTACACAAATCCATACCATTATACGAATGGTCCTTTGAGACCTCCGGTCAGATCCCAGTCATCGTACGGCCTGCTCGAGAGAAGCAAGTCGCCGTCAGAGTTTCCTAGTGACTGGACGAGCGATTACGAGAAGGAGAACCGCTACAAGCAGCAACCGCCAGAGACCAACCACCATAATCACGTGACGCAGTCAATGCCGGGGGGACTGGACCAGAAGGGCCACCAAGGCATCATGGGTAATCACACGGGTTCAAAGGTAGATAACAGTGATGGTGCGACGTCAAAAGAGAATAAGTCGCTGCTCGGATCGATGTTCTTTCGGGAGAAGCCGAGTGTGGACCAGAACGTCAATCAAGCTACCTCGGATGGGGATGGCTCGGTTGTTGGTTTCTTGAAAACCAGTTTGACCGGTTTTCTTGGTCCGACTTCCTCTGAGGGGACATCTTCATCAGCAGCATCCAGATGGTTCAAGTGA
- the LOC5509437 gene encoding uncharacterized protein LOC5509437: MHIGLVSILMVSLVGTCCSNSQEKPIQRLYNVVAVVGRHFTYRVTPTDGSKNFKITEEGKKTLPHWLALDESTNTLEGVPSWRDKGTYHLELHGHETQHFKILVKDLNDIRSDLSLRNSNDTKVPDTKHIVCHSGLPVEAATIIFDLHAEKVDGKGRCALMKRVAEFADEAVESLHFSLGKGHNTALGLKDVQMLTAGPGNIQDARQPGLVISWQIGCGIDLAGTRVASLLKSSAETGAFHEALSAPVTGWHVATGFPKGPRHRARRQVILNLAPTPTPAQKKPYIPTKILQATPTPTATIAPPPSRVDASTVSIPTVRPTVTVPSNNAPVVISRLSRVTVYSGQLIRFLIPENTFSDREDGGTRRLNLKLLTLTGATIIPSSWILLNPASQEIYGLSITDLTTSHEFLVEAKDSGGLFTRQAIEFRVEQDLHQYNHEFTLEFSLSDNSAFMKNVELRLELLEKLSFYFGIAIQYVRAVSFNLGAAGINFKFHFANVPYEPCYGVLISSIIKKFGENGVNPALTTALQSRFRVTGGSYQRLGKCINSRPVVDQGVSSISAITGQALSYKVPSNAFRDAEDGPSDLTLNMLTSGLAKLPAMSWVLFNQQTNTIFGLPMEGMSGTYDYVLQATDRGGLKARDDFQINVQADNTLYNHEFTIVMDVDNVQFSSNVALRLQLLTLIAQYFQTTIDHVRVSAFGAGVTFSFRFDNIPYNECNKRLETMVNLFGKDTLNPSFTRALSPNYPVRSGSHKLLGPCNKPDSRPPVVGAPIPAIDVFSGQSIMRDIAPNTFKDGIDGDASNLKLDLLARGGIRLSPNSWIQLNGPALQIFGLATEDFGLHEFDLEATNSAGLKATAPFEVNIARDPVIYNHEFTLLLDYEKDTFLNVVSVRLELLRKLGKYFNVDVSKIRVKSYSATPDGVNFVFRIAGIPYEPCDSADLQQAITKFGKDSVSTSFINALKPEYPVKKASYETLGKCAANKIPTVKKGVTPTPIQAYGGQVITYPVPVDAFEDVEDGGTRNLTLQLLSADGKELPKSYWLIFNSDTQTIRGLPGSRQVGVHNFIMEAKDSKGGKVRNPFKIDVGEDTTPTSLLFTVYLDYDDDKFLNDVKVRLGLVDKIVDYFKINENEMQVDRYGSGVNFTFHLKTIPEKDCNHPSRTTAINKFGRRGKTSSAFKNALLPEYNVRQSFTEAIGECSAKGNTPPLLLTPVGTIAVQANHGFIYRIPYDTFFDREYGNTRNLDLRLRAGDRSRLPPGSWVTLEEAEQEIYIMPDEKLTGSHKFVLIAVDPADNKMKTHDVITIKVSEPVPPTTIFSLLLDTDEKAFQGNVKTRMGLLTKLAKYFKVTIPDIHIISYKPEDPGIRFTFGFSNVPTKPCDSPALAKLIELFGDSKVTDGLKDALKSGFTVKNGRVEQVGACKAPDINTAPKLFNAFDRLNVFGTQGLRFDIPGDSFFDKEDLYTKNLTLTLKLGEGDLGSLLPTSWILLNSTSQQIYALPMSDAIGLHKFVLEAADSGGLKAFDAFEVSVIKDEAGFNHQFTIFLNFDNATFMENVHVRLALVEKIAKFIGVNFTAIRVDNAGLGPFMTFHVAGIPLDDCNNPLLLKMQENFGPDGVSPALKAALAPYPVAGGDYTKTKPCGATAGIGASGVGDRGPGLWWTYALIPAIVLAVVILTIGLCVLLMMRARRKQRLSAEDRKTFIYKRKPVVFKEEYDVKEDLIKQPLVLPNEKPPLPPPAYPRTPNGSAVTTPNMGDERRAYQAPSFASGRQMSSSSSTGGFGGGGGGMGGGGGMAGGGGGMGGGGMAAGGGEFGGGEGIGGGGMAGGGGGMGGGGGGGGMGGGGEGMGAAGGGMGAGGEGGGAGGGGGGYSAQKSSSSFSYTSSSSSSAARKGAYSGYRLPPAYVPP, from the exons ATGCACATAGGACTTGTTTCAATTCTGATGGTATCCCTTGTTGGGACTTGTTGTTCTAATTCTCAAGAGAAACCAATTCAAAGACTTTAtaatgttgttgctgttgtggGACGGCATTTCACCTACAGAGTCACTCCAACAGATGGGTCTAAGAACTTTAAG ATTACAGAAGAAGGTAAGAAGACTCTCCCCCATTGGCTGGCACTGGATGAGAGCACCAATACACTAGAGGGCGTCCCCTCGTGGCGTGACAAGGGCACTTATCACTTAGAACTACACGGTCACGAAACACAGCACTTCAAAATCCTAGTCAAGGACCTCAACGACATCCGCTCCGACCTCTCCCTGCGTAATTCAAATGACACCAAGGTCCCGGACACCAAGCACATCGTTTGCCATAGTGGTCTTCCTGTGGAAGCTGCCACTATTATTTTCGATTTGCATGCTGAGAAGGTTGATGGCAAAGGGCGGTGTGCGCTCATGAAGCGCGTGGCAGAGTTTGCTGACGAGGCGGTGGAGAGTCTTCATTTCTCGCTGGGTAAAGGACATAACACTGCCCTCGGACTGAAGGATGTGCAAATGCTCACAGCTGGTCCTGGTAATATCCAGGACGCCAGGCAACCAGGTCTTGTCATTTCCTGGCAGATCGGATGCGGTATTGATTTGGCAG GAACCCGAGTTGCCTCCCTGCTCAAGTCCAGTGCTGAAACGGGCGCTTTTCACGAAGCACTCTCTGCACCTGTTACTGGCTGGCACGTTGCGACAGGGTTTCCAAAAGGCCCACGTCATCGAGCTCGTCGCCAGGTTATTCTTAACCTCGCTCCTACTCCAACTCCTGCTCAGAAGAAGCCTTATATCCCCACCAAGATCCTACAGGCAACACCGACCCCTACGGCCACCATAGCACCACCCCCATCCCGAGTGGACGCATCTACTGTCAGCATACCAACCGTCCGCCCAACAGTCACAGTACCGAGCAACAACGCCCCTGTGGTTATCTCAAGGCTGTCGCGCGTGACTGTGTACTCGGGCCAACTCATCCGCTTCCTTATTCCGGAAAACACATTCTCCGATCGCGAGGATGGTGGAACGCGAAGACTGAACCTCAAGCTGTTGACTCTTACTGGCGCGACCATCATTCCTTCGTCTTGGATTCTTCTGAATCCAGCCTCGCAAGAGATCTACGGGCTTAGCATCACTGATCTTACAACTTCTCACGAATTCCTCGTGGAAGCAAAGGACTCTGGAGGACTTTTCACACGACAGGCTATCGAGTTTCGCGTCGAACAAGACTTGCATCAGTACAATCACGAATTTACGCTCGAATTCAGTCTTAGCGATAACTCTGCCTTCATGAAAAACGTAGAACTGAGACTTGAACTTCTAGAGAAACTGTCTTTTTACTTTGGTATCGCTATTCAGTACGTGCGTGCTGTGTCTTTCAACCTGGGGGCCGCGGGAATAAACTTCAAATTCCATTTTGCGAACGTTCCCTACGAACCTTGCTATGGCGTTCTTATCAGCAGCATCATTAAGAAATTTGGCGAGAACGGCGTCAATCCAGCTCTGACCACCGCACTGCAGTCGCGCTTTAGAGTGACGGGTGGCTCGTACCAACGCCTTGGTAAGTGCATAAACAGCAGGCCTGTGGTTGACCAAGGTGTCAGCTCCATCAGCGCCATCACTGGCCAGGCCCTGAGCTACAAGGTACCGTCCAACGCGTTCAGAGATGCTGAGGACGGACCGAGTGATCTCACCCTTAACATGTTGACGTCAGGACTCGCGAAGCTGCCTGCAATGTCCTGGGTACTCTTCAACCAACAGACCAATACAATCTTCGGGCTGCCCATGGAGGGAATGTCGGGTACTTATGATTACGTTCTTCAAGCAACGGACCGTGGTGGACTCAAAGCCAGAGATGACTTCCAGATAAACGTTCAAGCAGATAACACACTCTACAATCACGAGTTTACTATCGTTATGGATGTGGACAATGTACAGTTCTCAAGTAATGTGGCCCTGCGACTACAGCTGCTAACTTTAATTGCGCAGTACTTCCAGACCACAATAGACCATGTACGTGTGTCCGCTTTTGGTGCAGGGGTAACATTCTCTTTCCGTTTTGATAACATCCCTTACAATGAATGCAACAAGCGCCTTGAGACCATGGTCAACCTATTCGGTAAAGACACTCTCAACCCTAGCTTTACCAGGGCGCTTTCACCGAACTATCCAGTGCGGAGTGGCAGCCATAAACTCCTAGGACCATGTAACAAACCTGATAGTCGCCCCCCTGTTGTAGGGGCGCCGATTCCTGCAATCGATGTTTTCTCTGGACAGTCTATTATGCGCGATATTGCCCCGAACACCTTCAAAGATGGCATCGACGGCGACGCAAGTAATTTGAAGTTGGATCTTTTGGCCCGTGGCGGTATCCGACTCTCTCCGAATTCTTGGATACAGCTTAATGGACCTGCCCTGCAGATCTTCGGTCTTGCGACGGAAGATTTCGGACTGCACGAGTTTGACCTCGAGGCCACAAACAGTGCAGGGCTCAAGGCTACTGCGCCGTTTGAGGTAAACATTGCGCGAGATCCTGTCATCTACAACCACGAGTTTACGTTACTACTGGATTATGAAAAGGACACATTCCTTAACGTGGTCTCAGTTCGATTAGAACTGTTACGTAAACTTGGCAAATACTTCAATGTTGATGTTTCCAAGATCCGTGTAAAGTCGTACTCTGCAACTCCTGATGGCGTCAACTTTGTATTCCGTATCGCTGGGATCCCATACGAACCATGTGACAGTGCTGATCTCCAACAAGCAATCACGAAATTCGGGAAGGACTCTGTAAGCACTTCTTTCATCAACGCCCTCAAACCAGAATACCCTGTCAAGAAAGCAAGTTACGAGACTCTGGGCAAGTGTGCTGCCAACAAGATCCCCACTGTGAAGAAGGGTGTCACTCCTACACCAATACAAGCCTACGGCGGCCAAGTCATCACCTACCCCGTGCCAGTGGACGCTTTCGAGGACGTGGAAGATGGAGGAACGCGGAATCTTACTCTTCAACTCCTTAGCGCTGATGGCAAGGAACTGCCAAAGTCATATTGGCTGATATTCAACAGTGATACCCAGACGATACGCGGGTTGCCAGGCTCAAGGCAAGTTGGCGTTCACAACTTTATAATGGAAGCGAAGGACTCTAAAGGAGGGAAGGTCCGAAATCCATTCAAGATTGACGTTGGTGAAGATACGACACCTACCAGCCTCCTATTCACTGTGTATTTAGATTACGATGATGACAAGTTTTTGAACGATGTCAAAGTTAGGCTGGGTTTGGTGGATAAGATCGTTGACTACTTTAAAATTAACGAAAACGAGATGCAGGTTGATCGCTACGGTAGCGGGGTGAACTTCACCTTCCATCTCAAAACAATCCCTGAAAAAGACTGCAATCATCCCTCAAGGACCACAGCCATCAACAAGTTTGGACGCAGAGGCAAGACCAGCTCAGCCTTCAAGAACGCTCTACTTCCCGAATACAACGTCCGTCAAAGCTTCACTGAAGCCATAGGGGAGTGCAGCGCCAAGGGgaacacccctccccttctcctCACTCCTGTCGGCACCATCGCAGTCCAAGCAAACCACGGGTTCATATACCGCATCCCGTATGATACCTTTTTTGACCGTGAATACGGAAACACTAGGAATCTGGACTTGAGGCTGAGGGCTGGTGACAGGTCCAGGCTGCCACCGGGTTCGTGGGTCACGCTAGAAGAAGCCGAGCAAGAGATCTACATCATGCCGGACGAGAAACTCACCGGAAGTCACAAGTTCGTGCTAATTGCTGTAGACCCTGCCGATAACAAGATGAAAACGCACGATGTCATCACTATTAAAGTGAGTGAGCCCGTACCTCCCACTACTATCTTCTCCTTGCTACTGGACACCGATGAGAAGGCGTTCCAAGGCAACGTGAAAACGCGCATGGGGCTCTTAACCAAGCTCGCGAAGTATTTCAAAGTCACTATCCCCGATATCCACATTATATCATACAAACCTGAGGACCCAGGAATTCGCTTCACGTTTGGATTCTCAAATGTTCCCACCAAGCCTTGTGATAGCCCAGCTCTTGCTAAACTGATTGAGCTTTTCGGAGATAGCAAGGTGACAGATGGACTGAAGGATGCGCTGAAAAGTGGATTTACAGTCAAGAATGGTCGCGTGGAGCAGGTCGGGGCATGTAAGGCACCGGATATCAACACCGCGCCCAAACTATTTAACGCCTTTGACCGCCTAAACGTGTTTGGCACTCAGGGACTGCGTTTTGACATCCCTGGTGACTCCTTCTTTGACAAAGAAGACTTGTACACCAAGAATCTTACACTTACGTTGAAGCTAGGAGAAGGAGACCTCGGTTCTTTGCTTCCTACCTCGTGGATATTATTGAACTCAACGTCGCAGCAAATTTATGCTCTTCCCATGTCTGATGCCATTGGCCTTCACAAGTTCGTACTAGAAGCCGCCGACTCTGGAGGACTGAAGGCTTTCGACGCATTCGAAGTCTCTGTAATTAAAGATGAAGCCGGGTTTAACCACCAGTTCACAATTTTCCTCAACTTTGATAACGCTACCTTCATGGAAAATGTGCATGTTCGCCTGGCACTTGTGGAGAAGATCGCTAAATTCATCGGTGTCAATTTCACTGCTATCCGTGTTGATAATGCTGGTTTGGGCCCGTTTATGACCTTCCACGTGGCTGGCATTCCACTGGACGATTGTAATAACCCATTACTCCTAAAAATGCAGGAGAATTTTGGCCCTGATGGTGTGTCGCCTGCGTTGAAGGCTGCGCTGGCACCTTATCCTGTTGCTGGTGGTGACTATACCAAAACCAAGCCGTGTGGTGCTACTGCTGGCATCGGGGCTAGTGGTGTCGGTGACCGAGGTCCCGGTTTGTGGTGGACATATGCCCTAATCCCGGCCATAGTTCTAGCTGTCGTGATCCTCACCATCGGTCTGTGTGTGCTGCTTATGATGCGAGCACGCCGCAAGCAGAGGCTGTCAGCAGAGGACAGGAAGACGTTTATCTACAAGCGCAAACCTGTGGTCTTCAAGGAAGAGTACGATGTTAAAGAAGACTTGATCAAACAGCCTCTAGTTCTACCCAACGAAAAGCCTCCACTCCCACCTCCAGCGTATCCTAGGACACCAAACGGTAGTGCAGTGACTACCCCCAATATGGGCGATGAAAGGCGAGCTTATCAGGCACCATCATTCGCTTCTGGTCGTCAGATGAGTTCGAGTAGCAGCACAGGAGGCTTCggtggaggtggtggtggtatggGTGGCGGAGGGGGGATGGCAGGAGGTGGTGGCGGTATGGGTGGAGGTGGTATGGCTGCAGGAGGCGGAGAGTTTGGAGGAGGCGAAGGTATAGGCGGCGGAGGCATGGCTGGCGGTGGGGGCGGTATGGGAGGAGgtggaggagggggtgggatGGGTGGAGGTGGTGAAGGTATGGGTGCTGCTGGCGGTGGAATGGGTGCAGGTGGTGagggtggaggtgcaggtggAGGCGGTGGAGGATACAGCGCACAGAAATCTAGCAGTTCATTCAGTTATACCAGCAGTAGCAGCAGCAGCGCGGCAAGAAAAGGTGCTTACTCCGGTTACCGTCTCCCTCCTGCGTACGTCCCGCCATAA